From Pseudomonas vanderleydeniana, the proteins below share one genomic window:
- a CDS encoding type III PLP-dependent enzyme, with translation MSIQVEDYFARDTFKKMKAFADKQETPFVVIDTQMIAQAYDDLRAGFEFAKVYYAVKANPAVEIIDLLNQKGSSFDIASIYELDKVMGQGVSADRISYGNTIKKSKDIRYFYEKGVRLYATDSEADLRNIAKAAPGSKVYVRILTEGSTTADWPLSRKFGCQTDMAMDLLILARDLGLVPYGVSFHVGSQQRDISVWDAAIAKVKVIFERLKEEDGIELKLINMGGGFPANYITRTNSLETYAEEIIRFLKEDFGDDLPEIILEPGRSLIANAGILVSEVVLVARKSRTAVERWVYTDVGKFSGLIETTDESIKFPIWTEKNGEVEEVVIAGPTCDSADIMYENYKYGLPLNLAAGDRLYWLSTGAYTTSYSAVEFNGFPPLKSFYV, from the coding sequence ATGTCGATCCAGGTCGAAGACTATTTCGCGCGCGATACTTTCAAGAAAATGAAGGCATTCGCCGACAAGCAGGAAACCCCGTTCGTGGTCATCGATACCCAGATGATCGCCCAGGCCTATGATGACCTGCGCGCCGGTTTCGAATTTGCCAAGGTCTACTACGCGGTCAAGGCCAACCCGGCGGTCGAGATCATCGACCTGCTGAACCAGAAGGGTTCGAGCTTCGACATCGCCTCGATCTACGAACTGGATAAAGTGATGGGTCAGGGCGTCAGCGCCGACCGCATCAGCTACGGCAACACCATCAAGAAATCCAAGGACATCCGCTACTTCTACGAGAAGGGCGTGCGCCTGTACGCCACCGACTCGGAAGCCGACCTGCGCAACATCGCCAAGGCCGCCCCGGGCTCGAAAGTCTACGTGCGGATTCTCACCGAAGGCTCGACCACGGCCGACTGGCCCCTGTCGCGCAAGTTCGGCTGCCAGACCGACATGGCCATGGACCTGCTGATCCTCGCCCGTGACCTGGGCCTGGTGCCTTACGGCGTATCCTTCCACGTGGGTTCGCAACAGCGCGACATCAGCGTGTGGGACGCGGCGATCGCCAAGGTCAAGGTGATCTTCGAGCGCCTGAAGGAAGAAGACGGCATCGAGCTCAAGCTGATCAACATGGGTGGCGGCTTCCCGGCCAACTACATCACCCGGACCAACAGCCTGGAAACCTACGCCGAGGAAATCATCCGCTTCCTCAAGGAAGACTTCGGTGACGACCTGCCGGAAATCATCCTGGAGCCGGGCCGTTCGCTGATCGCCAACGCCGGTATCCTGGTCAGTGAAGTGGTGCTGGTAGCCCGCAAGTCCCGTACCGCCGTGGAGCGTTGGGTCTACACCGACGTGGGCAAGTTCTCCGGCCTGATCGAAACCACCGACGAATCGATCAAGTTCCCGATCTGGACCGAGAAGAACGGTGAGGTGGAAGAAGTGGTGATCGCCGGTCCAACCTGCGACAGCGCCGACATCATGTACGAGAACTACAAGTACGGCCTGCCGCTGAACCTGGCCGCCGGTGACCGCCTGTACTGGCTGTCCACCGGTGCCTACACCACCAGCTACAGCGCCGTCGAATTCAACGGTTTCCCACCGCTGAAGTCGTTCTACGTGTAA
- a CDS encoding osmoprotectant ABC transporter ATP-binding protein OsmV: protein MIELQDLSKTFQSNGKAVKAVDSVGLTVNEGEICVFLGPSGCGKSTTLKMINRLIVPTSGKVLINGEDTTELDEVTLRRNIGYVIQQIGLFPNMTIEENITVVPRLLGWDKHKCHERARELMSMIKLEPKQYLHRYPRELSGGQQQRIGVIRALAAEAPLLLMDEPFGAVDPINREMIQNEFFEMQRALNKTVIMVSHDIDEALKLGDKIAIFRGGKLIQIDHPDTLLAHPADEFVSNFVGQDSTLKRLLLVKAEDAADNAPSVSPHTPVAEALELMDEHDRRYVVVTDADNRALGYVRRRDLHRQNGDCGQFLREFNATAAYDEHLRILLSRMYEFNRAWLPVLDAERVFLGEVTQESIAAYLSSGRSRGAKTSIVSPAELVEA from the coding sequence ATGATCGAACTTCAAGACCTGAGCAAGACCTTTCAAAGCAATGGCAAGGCGGTCAAGGCCGTCGACTCCGTGGGCCTGACCGTCAACGAAGGCGAGATCTGCGTGTTCCTCGGCCCGTCCGGTTGCGGCAAGAGCACCACGCTGAAAATGATCAACCGGCTGATCGTGCCGACCTCGGGCAAGGTGCTGATCAACGGCGAGGACACCACCGAGCTGGATGAAGTGACCCTGCGGCGCAACATCGGCTACGTGATCCAGCAGATCGGCCTGTTCCCGAACATGACCATCGAGGAAAACATCACCGTGGTCCCGCGCCTGCTCGGCTGGGACAAGCACAAATGCCACGAGCGGGCCCGCGAGCTGATGAGCATGATCAAGCTCGAGCCCAAGCAGTACCTGCATCGTTATCCACGGGAACTGTCCGGCGGCCAGCAGCAGCGCATCGGCGTGATCCGCGCGCTGGCGGCAGAGGCCCCGCTGCTGCTGATGGACGAGCCGTTCGGCGCGGTCGACCCGATCAACCGGGAAATGATCCAGAACGAGTTCTTCGAGATGCAGCGGGCGCTGAACAAGACCGTGATCATGGTCAGCCACGACATCGACGAAGCGCTCAAGCTGGGCGACAAGATCGCCATCTTCCGTGGCGGCAAGCTGATCCAGATCGACCACCCGGACACCCTGCTGGCGCACCCGGCGGACGAGTTCGTCAGCAACTTCGTCGGCCAGGACAGCACGCTCAAGCGCCTGCTGCTGGTCAAGGCCGAGGATGCCGCGGACAACGCGCCGTCGGTCAGCCCGCACACTCCGGTGGCCGAGGCATTGGAACTGATGGACGAGCACGACCGCCGCTACGTGGTGGTCACCGACGCCGACAACAGGGCCCTGGGCTACGTCCGTCGTCGCGACCTGCATCGCCAGAACGGTGATTGCGGGCAGTTCCTGCGCGAATTCAACGCCACCGCCGCCTACGACGAACACCTGCGCATCCTGCTGTCGCGCATGTACGAGTTCAACCGGGCATGGCTGCCGGTACTGGATGCCGAGCGGGTATTCCTCGGCGAAGTGACCCAGGAATCGATCGCCGCCTACCTGAGCTCCGGGCGCTCGCGCGGGGCCAAGACCAGCATCGTCTCGCCGGCGGAACTGGTCGAGGCCTGA
- a CDS encoding ABC transporter permease, producing the protein MELINAFSHLDWSQVLHLTGQHITLVGIAVTLAIVIGVPLGVLMTRFPTLAGPLQASATVLLTIPSIALFGLLLPFYSKFGQGLGPLPAITAVFLYSLLPIMRNTYLALTGVEPGIREAARGIGMTFGQRLRMVELPIAVPVILAGVRTAVVMNIGVMTIAATIGAGGLGVLILAAISRSDMSMLLVGAVLVSVLAIVADLLLQRLQRTLTPKGLLK; encoded by the coding sequence ATGGAATTGATCAACGCCTTTTCCCATCTGGACTGGTCACAGGTCCTGCACCTGACCGGGCAGCACATCACCCTGGTCGGCATCGCGGTGACCCTGGCGATCGTCATCGGCGTGCCCCTGGGCGTGCTGATGACCCGCTTCCCGACCCTGGCCGGCCCCCTGCAGGCCAGCGCCACGGTACTGCTGACCATTCCATCGATCGCACTGTTCGGCCTGCTGCTGCCGTTCTACTCGAAATTCGGCCAGGGCCTCGGCCCGCTGCCGGCGATCACTGCGGTGTTCCTCTATTCACTGCTGCCGATCATGCGCAACACCTACCTGGCCCTGACCGGTGTCGAACCGGGCATCCGGGAAGCGGCCCGCGGCATCGGCATGACCTTCGGCCAGCGCCTGCGCATGGTCGAGCTGCCGATCGCCGTGCCGGTGATTCTCGCCGGCGTGCGTACCGCCGTGGTGATGAACATCGGCGTCATGACCATCGCCGCCACCATCGGTGCCGGCGGCCTCGGCGTACTCATCCTCGCGGCCATCAGCCGCAGCGACATGTCGATGCTGCTGGTCGGCGCGGTACTGGTCAGTGTCCTGGCCATCGTCGCCGACCTCCTGCTGCAACGCCTGCAACGCACGTTGACTCCAAAAGGACTCCTGAAATGA
- a CDS encoding glycine betaine ABC transporter substrate-binding protein — protein MKRLCIFLACALLFAGAAQAADKPLIRIGARVFTEQTLLAEITSQYLRSKGYDTRVTGGLGSNLARSAHESGQLDLLWEYTGVSLVAYNHVTEKLDREQSYARVKELDAKKGLVWLSPSKFSNTYALALPEKVAQHYPQVSNISQLTQVLANEADQHHLVALDTEFANRSDGLEGMVKLYGMNLDRRTIRQMDAGLVYTALRNSQVFAGLVYTTDGRLNAFKLKLLEDDKHYFPDYTAAPVVRQAVLDANPRLAADLKPLAALFDDETMRQLNARVDVDHESPAAVAADFLRQHPID, from the coding sequence ATGAAAAGACTCTGCATTTTTCTCGCCTGCGCCCTGCTGTTCGCGGGAGCGGCCCAGGCCGCCGACAAACCGCTGATCCGCATCGGCGCCCGGGTATTCACCGAGCAGACCCTGCTCGCCGAGATCACCTCGCAATACCTGCGCAGCAAGGGCTACGACACCCGGGTCACCGGCGGCCTGGGCAGCAACCTGGCCCGCAGCGCCCACGAAAGCGGGCAACTGGACCTGCTCTGGGAATACACCGGCGTCTCGCTGGTGGCCTACAACCATGTGACCGAAAAACTCGACCGCGAACAGTCCTACGCACGGGTCAAGGAACTCGACGCGAAAAAGGGCCTGGTCTGGCTTAGCCCGTCGAAATTTAGCAACACCTACGCCCTGGCCCTGCCGGAGAAGGTGGCCCAGCACTATCCACAGGTCAGCAACATCAGCCAGCTGACCCAGGTACTGGCCAATGAGGCCGACCAGCATCACCTGGTCGCCCTCGACACCGAGTTCGCCAACCGCTCCGACGGCTTGGAAGGCATGGTCAAGCTGTACGGCATGAACCTCGATCGCCGCACCATCCGCCAGATGGACGCCGGGCTGGTCTACACCGCCCTGCGCAACAGCCAGGTGTTCGCCGGCCTGGTCTACACCACCGACGGTCGGCTGAACGCCTTCAAGCTCAAGCTGCTGGAAGACGACAAGCATTACTTCCCGGACTACACCGCCGCACCGGTGGTGCGCCAGGCGGTGCTCGACGCCAACCCGCGGCTGGCCGCCGACCTCAAGCCACTGGCCGCGCTGTTCGACGACGAGACCATGCGCCAGCTCAATGCCCGGGTCGACGTCGACCACGAAAGCCCGGCCGCCGTGGCCGCCGACTTCCTGCGCCAGCACCCTATCGACTGA
- a CDS encoding ABC transporter permease, which translates to MANRYGKGLTGGVIVIALLALLIHWIGISTIAHYQADLWFYLQAHLYLVLASMFAALLVGIPAGILLSRPAMAARAERFMQVFNIGNTVPPLAVLAIALGILGIGAGPAIFALFLASLLPIVRNTYEGLKNVEASLKEAATGIGMTPRQVLWKVELPNAVPIIVGGVRVALALNVGTAPLAFLIGANSLGSLIFPGIALNNQPQLILGAACTALLALLLDALVTLASRLWLERGLRPA; encoded by the coding sequence GTGGCTAATCGCTATGGCAAGGGGCTTACAGGAGGCGTGATCGTGATCGCCCTCCTCGCCCTGTTGATCCACTGGATCGGCATCAGCACGATCGCGCACTACCAGGCCGATCTGTGGTTCTACCTGCAAGCGCACCTCTACCTGGTGCTCGCCTCGATGTTCGCGGCGCTTCTGGTCGGTATTCCCGCCGGCATCCTGCTCAGTCGCCCGGCCATGGCCGCGCGCGCCGAACGCTTCATGCAAGTGTTCAACATCGGCAATACCGTGCCGCCGCTGGCCGTGCTGGCGATCGCCCTGGGGATTCTCGGCATCGGCGCCGGCCCGGCGATCTTCGCGCTGTTCCTCGCCTCGCTGTTGCCGATCGTGCGCAACACCTATGAAGGCCTGAAGAACGTCGAGGCATCGCTCAAGGAGGCCGCCACCGGTATCGGCATGACTCCGCGCCAGGTGCTGTGGAAGGTCGAATTGCCCAACGCCGTACCGATCATCGTCGGCGGCGTGCGAGTGGCCCTGGCGCTCAACGTCGGCACCGCACCGCTGGCCTTCCTGATCGGCGCCAACAGCCTGGGCAGCCTGATCTTCCCCGGTATCGCCCTGAACAACCAGCCGCAGCTGATTCTCGGCGCCGCCTGTACCGCGTTGCTGGCACTGCTGCTCGACGCCCTGGTGACCCTCGCCAGCCGCCTCTGGCTGGAACGCGGGCTGCGCCCGGCCTGA